The following coding sequences are from one Primulina eburnea isolate SZY01 chromosome 15, ASM2296580v1, whole genome shotgun sequence window:
- the LOC140813691 gene encoding kinesin-like protein KIN-14N isoform X1, with product MDSKNQNKPPSPTHVSVDKRRRIGNSRMAPNTGARVQTRHAFSVLNGGQDLPPSSGPPSNSGSECGVIEFTKEDVEALLTEKPRIKNKYNYKEKSEQMLEIIKRLKQCIRWFQQLEENYVVEQDKLKNLLELAHKKCNDLDLFMKAKEDELNLIITELRKNLESLQEKFAKEETDKLEALDSLGRERDSRLAAQRLQASLTEDLKRAQEDNIGANQKIQSLNDMYKRLQEYNTSLQQYNSRLQSELHATNDTFKQVEKEKSAVIENLSTLRGRYTSLQEQLTSSKKLQDETVKQKEALGSEVACLRSDLQQVRDDRDRRLLQASALTEEVEKYKESTGKYFAQLDAMEASANNLESTCMPESEENKRLQEQLALVQKEFQISDLSAVESRREFEEQKTLILQLQNRLADADLKIFEGEKLRKKLHNTILELKGNIRVFCRVRPLLADEPTSDSKILSFPTSMETQGRSIDLCQNGQKHSFSYDKVFMADASQEDVFVEISQLVQSALDGYKVCIFAYGQTGSGKTYTMMGTPGIKDHKGLIPRSLEQVFETRQILQSQGWKYEMQVSMLEIYNETIRDLLAPNRSGFDASRLDNAGKQYAIKHDVNGNTSVSDLTIVDVRSSREVSYLLERAAQSRSVGKTQMNEQSSRSHFVFTLRIVGVNEGIDQQVQGVLNLIDLAGSERLSKSGSTGDRLKETQAINKSLSSLSDVIFALAKKEEHIPFRNSKLTYLLQPCLGGDSKTLMFVNVSPDPSSTGESLCSLRFAARVNACEIGIPRRQTNIRTTDSRLSIG from the exons ATGGATTCCAAGAACCAGAACAAGCCTCCCAGTCCTACACAT GTTTCGGTGGATAAAAGGCGGAGGATCGGAAATTCAAGAATGGCACCGAACACAGGGGCACGGGTACAAACTAGACACGCGTTTTCGGTACTAAATGGGGGCCAAGATCTGCCTCCTAGTAGTGGGCCGCCAAGCAACTCTGGCTCTGAATGTGGTGTAATTGAGTTCACAAAAGAGGATGTGGAGGCACTGCTTACTGAGAAACCGagaattaaaaacaaatataacTATAAG GAAAAAAGTGAGCAGATGCTTGAGATTATAAAACGTCTCAAGCAATGTATCAGGTGGTTCCAACAGCTTGAAGAAAATTATGTAGTAGAACAGGATAAATTGAAGAATTTGTTGGAACTTGCTCACAAGAAATGCAATGACTTGG ATTTATTCATGAAGGCCAAGGAGGatgaattgaatttaattatcaCGGAGTTGAGAAAAAATTTGGAGTCGCTGCAAGAAAAATTTGCCAAGGAAGAAACAGATAAATTG GAAGCATTGGATTCTTTGGGAAGAGAGAGAGATTCTCGACTTGCCGCTCAGAGATTGCAAGCTTCCCTCACGGAAGACCTGAAGAGAGCGCAAGAAGACAATATCGGCGCAAACCAAAAG ATACAATCATTGAATGATATGTACAAGAGGTTGCAGGAGTATAACACAAGTTTACAGCAGTACAATAGCAGACTTCAATCCGAACTTCATGCAACAAATGATACGTTCAAGCAAGTTGAAAAGGAAAAGTCAGCAGTGATAGAAAATCTCAGCACTTTGAGGGGCCGTTATACGTCTTTGCAAGAGCAGCTTACATCTTCTAAG AAATTACAAGATGAGACTGTGAAACAGAAAGAAGCACTAGGCAGTGAAGTTGCTTGTTTGAGAAGTGATCTGCAACAAGTAAGAGATGATCGGGACCGTCGATTGTTGCAAGCGAGTGCTTTAACAGAGGAAGTAGAAAAATATAAAGAAAGTACTGGAAAATACTTTGCGCAGTTGGATGCAATGGAGGCATCAGCAAATAATCTCGAG tcTACATGCATGCCTGAAAGTGAGGAAAATAAACGATTACAAGAGCAACTAGCTTTGGTGCAGAAGGAATTTCAG ATTTCTGATTTATCGGCAGTGGAATCAAGACGTGAATTTGAGGAGCAAAAGACTTTAATTCTCCAGCTGCAGAATCGACTAGCTGATGCTGATTTGAAAATTTTCGAAGGAGAGAAACTTCGGAAAAAACTACATAACACAATTTTG GAGTTAAAAGGAAATATCCGTGTATTTTGTCGGGTGAGACCACTGTTAGCTGATGAACCTACATCTGACAGCAAAATTTTATCATTCCCAACATCAATGGAAACACAGGGTCGAAGCATTGACTTATGCCAAAATG GGCAAAAGCATTCTTTCTCTTATGACAAAGTTTTTATGGCTGATGCGTCCCAAGAGGATGTTTTTGTAGAGATATCACAGCTAGTCCAGAGTGCCTTGGATGGTTATAAG GTATGTATTTTTGCCTACGGACAAACAGGTTCGGGCAAAACTTATACAATGATGGGCACACCGGGAATCAAGGATCATAAAGGTTTGATCCCGCGATCACTGGAGCAAGTGTTTGAGACTAGGCAAATTCTTCAATCTCAAGGATGGAAGTATGAGATGCAA GTGTCAATGCTTGAAATATATAATGAAACAATACGAGACTTGTTGGCACCAAATAGATCAGGTTTTGATGCATCACGACTAGATAATGCTGGAAAGCAATATGCCATCAAGCATGATGTAAATGGCAACACCAGCGTCTCTGATCTTACAATTGTGGATGTTCGAAGCAGCAGAGAGGTTTCGTATCTTTTAGAGCGCGCGGCACAAAGCAG GTCTGTAGGGAAAACTCAAATGAATGAACAGTCTTCAAGGAGTCATTTTGTCTTCACCTTGCGAATAGTGGGTGTTAATGAG GGCATTGATCAACAAGTTCAAGGTGTGCTGAATTTAATTGACCTGGCTGGTAGTGAGCGTCTATCTAAAAGTGGTTCCACTGGGGATAGACTGAAAGAAACACAG GCCATCAACAAGAGCCTATCATCTCTAAGCGATGTCATTTTTGCCTTGGCTAAAAAGGAGGAGCATATACCGTTTAGGAATTCCAAACTCACCTATCTTCTCCAG CCTTGCTTAGGTGGAGATTCAAAGACCTTGATGTTTGTCAACGTTTCACCAGATCCTTCATCTACGGGTGAATCTCTATGTTCACTTCGTTTTGCAGCAAGGGTTAATGCTTGTGAAATTGGCATCCCAAGGAGACAAACCAATATAAGAACTACAGACTCTCGTCTGAGCATCGGCTAG
- the LOC140813691 gene encoding kinesin-like protein KIN-14N isoform X2 — MAPNTGARVQTRHAFSVLNGGQDLPPSSGPPSNSGSECGVIEFTKEDVEALLTEKPRIKNKYNYKEKSEQMLEIIKRLKQCIRWFQQLEENYVVEQDKLKNLLELAHKKCNDLDLFMKAKEDELNLIITELRKNLESLQEKFAKEETDKLEALDSLGRERDSRLAAQRLQASLTEDLKRAQEDNIGANQKIQSLNDMYKRLQEYNTSLQQYNSRLQSELHATNDTFKQVEKEKSAVIENLSTLRGRYTSLQEQLTSSKKLQDETVKQKEALGSEVACLRSDLQQVRDDRDRRLLQASALTEEVEKYKESTGKYFAQLDAMEASANNLESTCMPESEENKRLQEQLALVQKEFQISDLSAVESRREFEEQKTLILQLQNRLADADLKIFEGEKLRKKLHNTILELKGNIRVFCRVRPLLADEPTSDSKILSFPTSMETQGRSIDLCQNGQKHSFSYDKVFMADASQEDVFVEISQLVQSALDGYKVCIFAYGQTGSGKTYTMMGTPGIKDHKGLIPRSLEQVFETRQILQSQGWKYEMQVSMLEIYNETIRDLLAPNRSGFDASRLDNAGKQYAIKHDVNGNTSVSDLTIVDVRSSREVSYLLERAAQSRSVGKTQMNEQSSRSHFVFTLRIVGVNEGIDQQVQGVLNLIDLAGSERLSKSGSTGDRLKETQAINKSLSSLSDVIFALAKKEEHIPFRNSKLTYLLQPCLGGDSKTLMFVNVSPDPSSTGESLCSLRFAARVNACEIGIPRRQTNIRTTDSRLSIG, encoded by the exons ATGGCACCGAACACAGGGGCACGGGTACAAACTAGACACGCGTTTTCGGTACTAAATGGGGGCCAAGATCTGCCTCCTAGTAGTGGGCCGCCAAGCAACTCTGGCTCTGAATGTGGTGTAATTGAGTTCACAAAAGAGGATGTGGAGGCACTGCTTACTGAGAAACCGagaattaaaaacaaatataacTATAAG GAAAAAAGTGAGCAGATGCTTGAGATTATAAAACGTCTCAAGCAATGTATCAGGTGGTTCCAACAGCTTGAAGAAAATTATGTAGTAGAACAGGATAAATTGAAGAATTTGTTGGAACTTGCTCACAAGAAATGCAATGACTTGG ATTTATTCATGAAGGCCAAGGAGGatgaattgaatttaattatcaCGGAGTTGAGAAAAAATTTGGAGTCGCTGCAAGAAAAATTTGCCAAGGAAGAAACAGATAAATTG GAAGCATTGGATTCTTTGGGAAGAGAGAGAGATTCTCGACTTGCCGCTCAGAGATTGCAAGCTTCCCTCACGGAAGACCTGAAGAGAGCGCAAGAAGACAATATCGGCGCAAACCAAAAG ATACAATCATTGAATGATATGTACAAGAGGTTGCAGGAGTATAACACAAGTTTACAGCAGTACAATAGCAGACTTCAATCCGAACTTCATGCAACAAATGATACGTTCAAGCAAGTTGAAAAGGAAAAGTCAGCAGTGATAGAAAATCTCAGCACTTTGAGGGGCCGTTATACGTCTTTGCAAGAGCAGCTTACATCTTCTAAG AAATTACAAGATGAGACTGTGAAACAGAAAGAAGCACTAGGCAGTGAAGTTGCTTGTTTGAGAAGTGATCTGCAACAAGTAAGAGATGATCGGGACCGTCGATTGTTGCAAGCGAGTGCTTTAACAGAGGAAGTAGAAAAATATAAAGAAAGTACTGGAAAATACTTTGCGCAGTTGGATGCAATGGAGGCATCAGCAAATAATCTCGAG tcTACATGCATGCCTGAAAGTGAGGAAAATAAACGATTACAAGAGCAACTAGCTTTGGTGCAGAAGGAATTTCAG ATTTCTGATTTATCGGCAGTGGAATCAAGACGTGAATTTGAGGAGCAAAAGACTTTAATTCTCCAGCTGCAGAATCGACTAGCTGATGCTGATTTGAAAATTTTCGAAGGAGAGAAACTTCGGAAAAAACTACATAACACAATTTTG GAGTTAAAAGGAAATATCCGTGTATTTTGTCGGGTGAGACCACTGTTAGCTGATGAACCTACATCTGACAGCAAAATTTTATCATTCCCAACATCAATGGAAACACAGGGTCGAAGCATTGACTTATGCCAAAATG GGCAAAAGCATTCTTTCTCTTATGACAAAGTTTTTATGGCTGATGCGTCCCAAGAGGATGTTTTTGTAGAGATATCACAGCTAGTCCAGAGTGCCTTGGATGGTTATAAG GTATGTATTTTTGCCTACGGACAAACAGGTTCGGGCAAAACTTATACAATGATGGGCACACCGGGAATCAAGGATCATAAAGGTTTGATCCCGCGATCACTGGAGCAAGTGTTTGAGACTAGGCAAATTCTTCAATCTCAAGGATGGAAGTATGAGATGCAA GTGTCAATGCTTGAAATATATAATGAAACAATACGAGACTTGTTGGCACCAAATAGATCAGGTTTTGATGCATCACGACTAGATAATGCTGGAAAGCAATATGCCATCAAGCATGATGTAAATGGCAACACCAGCGTCTCTGATCTTACAATTGTGGATGTTCGAAGCAGCAGAGAGGTTTCGTATCTTTTAGAGCGCGCGGCACAAAGCAG GTCTGTAGGGAAAACTCAAATGAATGAACAGTCTTCAAGGAGTCATTTTGTCTTCACCTTGCGAATAGTGGGTGTTAATGAG GGCATTGATCAACAAGTTCAAGGTGTGCTGAATTTAATTGACCTGGCTGGTAGTGAGCGTCTATCTAAAAGTGGTTCCACTGGGGATAGACTGAAAGAAACACAG GCCATCAACAAGAGCCTATCATCTCTAAGCGATGTCATTTTTGCCTTGGCTAAAAAGGAGGAGCATATACCGTTTAGGAATTCCAAACTCACCTATCTTCTCCAG CCTTGCTTAGGTGGAGATTCAAAGACCTTGATGTTTGTCAACGTTTCACCAGATCCTTCATCTACGGGTGAATCTCTATGTTCACTTCGTTTTGCAGCAAGGGTTAATGCTTGTGAAATTGGCATCCCAAGGAGACAAACCAATATAAGAACTACAGACTCTCGTCTGAGCATCGGCTAG